Sequence from the Panicum virgatum strain AP13 chromosome 5N, P.virgatum_v5, whole genome shotgun sequence genome:
CGCGACATCCAACGAATGAAAAGATACGACTGGACACGCGATGGGACCGGCCGTGTTTAGTTGGGGGTGGTAAAATTTTGCATGAAAACTTTTTTTGACCATTTAACCACACCGGCCGTGTTTAGTTGGGGGTGGTAAAATTTTGCATGAAAACTTTTTTTGACCATTTAACCACTAATTatgggtattaaataaagtttaattacaaaactaactctatAACTATGGTATTGTAGCATTTGTTGTagctaatgagacctttgaccgtatGATTAAGTGATGATTAGacgtggttactgtagcatcattgtagccaaTTATGATGGAACTTGGCTTATTAGATTGGTCTCGAAAAATCACACCTATTTATAAAAAGATTtcacaaataaatttcgtttagtaatctatgcatgcattcgtcatttttgtaaaattttaccTGAACACTGGCCTGGTGTCTTTGCTCGGTGTGTTTTTGTTGGACCCATCGCATCCAGGCCAAGCCATCATGCCGGCAACAGAAGAGGCCCTCGAGAGAGAAAATTATTACGAGACCACACGAATAAACGATGCGTTGGGGAGGACACCGAATATCTCTGTGACGTGGCATTATAGACACTGTCTATGGATACCGTAGGTTGGGACTGGCCTTACAGCACTTAACATTTCCGACCGAAAATCACCAGAGAACAGCCCAGCGAAAGCGGctgagggggtgtttagttagtgaaaaaGTTTAAGTTTGGCTACTGTaacacattttgttgttatttgataattaatatccaatcatgaattaattagtatcattagattcatctcgtaggaatcagttagactatgtaattaattattttttcaactacatttaatacttcatgtatgtgtccgaaACATCGATGCGATGAATACTGCACAAacatttttggaaactaaacgcaaCCTGAAGCGGCCCACTGCTACTCTGAGAGCCGCAGCCCACCAGAACTTCCATCGCGAAACCGCGAGAAGTGAAGGGcggcaaaggcggcggcggtccgcaAAACTACACCGTTTCATCTTCTTTttgttatattaaaaaaatctcATCCTATTTCCTCCACACGCACAGAGGCAACGCGGGAGgagaggcggcgacggccgccgcgCTACGCCGGCACGCCGCGAGGCGGCATGTAGATGTAGGGGTGGTAATAGGTTATGACTCTAGTGATTTTTTCATAATTCAACAAgttttttaaattatttagtttaaaattatataaaattagagtccGATTCTTTTAAAGTCCGgctcttagattttctagtttaaAATTTAAGCCCTTTATCACCCCTACATCTGGGACACGTACTACGACGAATCGTGCCGTGCTAGGAGAGGACGGAGCGACCTGGACTGGTAGAGATGGGTACCATGGACCGCCAGCACTATCGGTTGCTGCGGCATCCGCCGCGGCCGAGCCGCCGAGAGGCATCCGTCGGACGGGGCTTTCAGGTTTGCTCCCTGCCTGTCCAGCCGTTTCTGGCCCAAACTATTCGGTGAACAGCTTCAGGATTCCAGAATTTCAGCCCCAGTTTGGTCATCTGCATACTCTTGGGTCTGGGACAATCCGTTTTGATGCTGAAATGTTGGATGATTCGTCTCCTATGCCCAAGGCCGCAGGCCACATTAATTTTCAACGAGTTGGTCGCAATCTGTGACAGGTATAGTTCTCAAAGATTATGAGGTAAACTACTCAGCACACCTATAATCTGCATGCATGTATACACGGGTGAAATGAATGTTAGGCAACCACCCGTATAACTTTGACATGATCCTAAAAATATGGTTTGTAACGCTCATAACCTACTTTATAGTTTATTATACTAGTGACGACAAGGTTAGTGCTtaatggtgtgtgtgtgtctaaACTACTCTGGATTTCTGATGGTTTGTAGTCCAAATCAGCTTACTTTGGGAAGATATTTCTGTGGGCTGTGGCTTTCTTTAATTTTAGAAAAGGATATAATCACTTTTAGTATCGTGGCCTGTGGTGCGACTGAATGACCTCACATGGACCCATGACAATCATGCTGGTTTTCTAATGTGATCCCTTACTACAGTGACACAGAGTTTTATTCCAAAACAATTCCAACTGTCGGTTTGCCGCTTGTTCTAGATCATTAATGGGCACAATGAAGTCTACGATAACGTGGTTGACTTGTGGCAGTCTGAAGATACAGTGATATACATCAACGAAAGTGGTATTGCAACGAATCCAGATTCCATTTGCTGCAGCCTGATTTTCAGAAAGCTATCTGAACGCATGCTCAGGAGAGGGACCTTTTTGACCAGTGAAGCTAATGACTATCCTGTACTAGTGTCATCAGTCATCACCCGTGCTCACATCACCTGAAACATGTAAGAATCTCATCAGCCTCTTCACTCTTTTGTATTCCCTGGGAAATTATATTGTATCATTCAGATTGTGGGTTCTCGCAAAGCGGGTACTCCATTAACTTTATTGATCAGATCAGCAAAAACCTATGGGACACATTTGAACTACTTTTGACCCAGGATTCAATGATGGTTAAAATAGTCATAACTATGTATACATGAGTAAGATGAGAGAAAGACTTGCCTTGTGCCTATACCTTACTTTAGTCAGGAAAGAATTAAATTAACAAACGTGGAATTAACATCAATAAAACACAATCAGTTATTTACACAAGGCTTCAGACTAAGCTTTCTACAATCAAAAGGTGGTCAAACTGAGAATGAATTAGGGCAAGGGTAAACTTACGACAAAAACTTTAAGCTGTACCTTTTGCGTACTGTTTTCAAAAGGTCATAGATTTGGCATCAAAGTCTCTCACCAACCACACAACATGTATCACATTTCACTTGATATGTTGACATATATTAATTTCAGATAGTGATCTATCAGGATATATTTATGAAAATAATGATCAATGGAGTTCGTTCTTTCTTATTAGATCATTAACACGTAAATCTTGGCGTACTCACTCAAGGTCTTAACAGTGCATAATGCTACCTATCTTGCACTTTGTGAGCTTTTGCAATTTCTATTGCAAATATGTGTAAATGCAGTATGGCGGTCCCTTTAGCTGAAATCAAGGACTCAATGGACATCATGATCTAAATATCAATGGAAGTATTGTATGCTGCTACTTGTTTAGAATGGTTATGCTTACTTATGGTGAGTAATATTGTTGCCATCACCAAGAACATCACGTTATTAccctaaaaatattattatgtTAGCAAAAGGCTCTCAATTGTCAGTTGCATTCActgtgttcggcaggctggagctggaggctggagctggagtggtgtgagagaaaaatactattaggctggctggagctggaggctggagctggagtggtgtgagagaaaagtactgttgGGCTCTCATTTAGTTTGCTTGAAGCATACCCCATGTTTTAGCATAAATCACTAGCAGGTCGGTGCAGAATTTTATTCTTAAAATCCTCCTTTTAGTTTACATTACTAGTAAACTCATATACtatttcttcattttttttctaatatGGTCCAACCTTTATAAAATGCCAAAATCTGGAGAAATAAAGAAAGATATAAGATTGTATATATATTTACTTATCTTAATTCTACCAAGCTTGGGCCTAAAGTAGTAGATCTGTCCCATTTGCAGATGTGCTCACAAGCCATCATTTGTATATGATGCTTAACTCATTTTCATGCAACTACAAAGGAAAGCACCTAACTGTATTCAAATGGCAAACTATGGAACTGATTTAACAACAATGATAGGAGTTGGGATCCGAGAAGCTAAGATTAGATACTGCACATTTATTATCTAGAGTTTAACCACTAACAAGAACTGAGAATCCAAGAAGCTATACTAGATTTGGCACTACTCGTCTACATATGTAGAAAAGTCTTTGCATGATGGACTAAGAAGATGTCCATCCATCTCCCCATGTGCGTCCTGCCAAAAGGCAAAGGCTATCTTTCAGTTCTTCACATAAATAAGCCCAGGTTGTATTTATAAGTTCATCTTGAGACCCATACCTGACATAATAAAAACATATTATCTATTGCATGATAACATCTGGACATATACGTGTGGTTTATGATTGATTGTTACTCTAACTCACTGCAGTATAAGTTAGCGGCTGTTTTGAGCAACTGGTAACAGCAGACTACAGTACATGAGCACTGGTCATCGTTGAATCATACTTGTGGATTTCTGATCATTATACTATGAAACATATATATGGAGCACAATCTGGTTTTTCAGGATCATGTAGATGGCAAAGCGGAATGTGATAACCAAACCCGCTTTTGAAGCTCTTCACTGTTTCAATCAAGAACGGAAGGCCGCATATATGCTACTGGTGTCTGCATGCTTTCACAATAAGAAACATGAACAAgtgtttcgcaaaaaaaaaaacagagacatGAACAAGTGTAACCATGCATGTCACGTTGCATACATGTTAAGTTTGGAAGTCCAAAACACGGTTATTAGAGTCAAGCCTGTATTAAAAAAATTCTGGAAACAagcatgcaccacctactccaGGTCAAGGGTCACCTGTGAGCATATATGAGCTACAGGCTGCGCTTCTCTGCAGCACTGAACAAGGAGAATACAATCCATCATCTTCAGTTTGCGCCAGCCAAGGACTCAGCACCGATTGCTGGGAAATCTGTTGGAAGCTCTGCAATTTCAAGGTAATTTGCTGGAGCCAACGTGCATCCTCAAGAAGTGGTCACTTCTCAATCAGTTTCGAGACGTTGCAAGAGGACAGCCACCATGGCTAAGAGGGGTGACTACATGGTCAGCTCCAGCGGCAGCTCTAATGGAGCCCATAAAAGGCTGCTGCCGGATTCTAGCAGCTATGCCCAGGAGCATGCTAAGAAGTAAGTCTAATCATGGTCATATGTCTTGAGCCTAGCTTAGTATGTGAACTACAGACAAAATTATAACCTACGGAAGGAAATAATTAGTCGTCATGGACTTCAGTTATTTGATGATCCTATTCTTGTTACATGTGCAATTCGATTTCTTATGTATATTTTCTCAAGATATTAATGGCTCTTTCCTGAAGTAGGAGGGTCCACATTAGCTCAAGAACTGAGTACACATACGCACCATATCATGATGGCTACCAGTGGAGAAAATACGGGCAAAAAATGATCCGGGGCAATACCTACCCGAGGTATGTGTATAAAATCATGCAATTTCTTTTATCGTACAGTTTCAAACTAGTGGACCTGACAGTAACAGATTCCTGTAATGTGTTAATTAAGCCAAAGTCTGACAATTCATAACAGAAGAACACCTGGGCTAACCATTGCTGATCGGGCGAAATAGAACCGATCCCTATACAACTATACATTTTACAACCGGCCACTCTTTGGGTCTTACCTAAGCACCCAAAATATATAATGGGTACAAGAATAGCTTAAAATGGGGTAGATATATAAGTGAAGATGGATTTCTTGCCTAGATCAAATATATCAGATCCAAATAATGAAACACAGTAGCTGTAAATAGCGGATGTTTCCTGTGTATTAGGTAAGTAGTACTATACACGTGATTGATCTTATTAATTTCAATGCTTTCCCATATCAGTTATTAGTACATGTGAGTTGTGAGACTTAGTGATTAGCTTATCGTTTCAAGCCTGGCTTTCTGATCGCATAAAAGTTGTTTAATGGCAAGTGTGTTTGGAAATAATAAGAAATCCAGTGCATGTGCATGTATGGCTTATTAGGTTGCTGCCTGCCCCAGTAGCTGCCTGTTCCTATCAGGTTCTAGCGTTTACCTGTATGTTGTCGTGTAGCTAAAAGTCACATGCCATAATGGGAATTTTCAAGAAGTGGAATAAGCCCAAGAGGAAAGAGAAAAGAACTAAGGACCATACGTTGAGGGAATAACCACACACTACTTTTGTGCACTCATTGGGGGTTGTTTATTAGCCAAAAACACTAATTTATTTCCAAATTAAAATGCAGAATCATTGATCACATATCTATTTGCTTCCTGACCAACTTGCTTATAGTAAGCTAGATGTAATATTTATTTTTCGCAATATTTGGTGATCTATTGTACCATACTTGTGGCGATGCAGTGACTACATAGTTTTTATACCAATTCATAATCTGaatataatttattttgagAAAAAACATGAGCAGACAAGCATGATGGATCTGCCACATTATGGATAACCCCCACTACTGATCTATAAAACTTCTAGGCATAATAAAATCtcaatttttctttcaaaaaaattctaaatagTTCTGTATTAAGGGGTGTTGATGGGCAAAGTTACATTTTCTCCAACCACTATTTCTGTAAAGAACATTTCACTTAGAGGAAACTTAGAATTGCTAATATCTTATTTTGCCTTTGTAGACCATGCTGTGAGGAAGTGATTTTGTCTAACTgttgaagtataagtgaattgctcACCTCTTCCTATCATTTTAAACTTTTGGGTTaaattggttggtgcatgtaactcaatatggtatcaggGCCAGAGAtctcgagttcgaatcctgacaggcgcgattaaataaaataattgcagtCAACTCCTATTCCACGTTTGAGCCTAGCGGAGCTTAcacgtgagggggagtgttgaaatataAGTGAACTGCCCACCTTTCCCTGTTAGCTACTTAGCTTAAAattttgggttgaattggttggtgcataCAACTCAATACTAACACACCCTGCGGTCATTACATTTATCCCTGTTGCAACTTGCATGTTCTGCAAGGGCAACTGAGACTTGAAGATAGGGATTAACAATCATCAGTTCTCAGGAAGAATCAATTTTATTATATGATGACTTCAGATTAGGCATGGGTGCCAGTCATGTACTCCACCTTGAtggcttgatgaggacttgaaCTTGGGTGATATGGATGTGCATCCACATCTTGGACCAAATGAGCTAGGCTTAGCTATAATTGAGGCCTAGGGCAAATAAGAAAACATATAATGGCAatagatatcacactgcagGTTACTGATTTCTTAGAGACTATTATTTCTTTATTTCCTCAAATATTTGAAAATCTGCATTTCTGCAAGAATTAGAGAACCGTCGAAAACAATAGGAAAATGCACGGTGATACGAAGAACCTAAGTTATACCCACAAGATATGCCACACATGATACTGACAAGAAATTGAATTCTCAAGAACGATGCAAATTCTGGTAGTGAGGAGGAGCATTTCCTATCTTGCGGCTAGCAAAAGGCTAATAGATCATCAGCATATCGATGCGACATCTTCAACAATAAGTAGCATCAAACATATGTACATATCAGCATGTATATGAGCAGTTTTTGCAGAATTTTTTAAAGTGAAACACTCGGGGGGAACTCCCTCTACTGTGGTAATCTTGATTTATTGTTTTTTTAAATGAAAGAGCTGCCTATTATACTGTTAAAGAAGTTAGGCTCAGATTGAGCATCTACAtatccaacaacaacaaaaggGAAAACAACAGTACTGACAGGTTGATGAGAACTATACTACCAAAACAGATAAAGCCTGAAAACGACCAATGCGGAGCCACAAACATCATCAAATTTTAGCATATTACAAAATTTTTATTTGTCGAAGTTATTGAGTTAGTACTTCAGGCAAATTAATATTTAATCAGGAGCTACCGCATCATTATTTTTGAAGCATTCACTAGAATACTTTAGCATGTATGCAGTATGCCTTTCCCATATATGATACATGCATGAGAGGTGGTGTTCTACCATTATCAGCAAGTATCGATGAACGGTGATGTTAGATCCTCTCTGGCGTTGATGCGTGTGATATCCAGTACTTGGGGATACTCACTGCATTGGGGGCATGATATCCAGAGCATGCGTGCATTGGAATCCTCCTTTGGAGCTAATAATAATGCATGTCGGCATGATTAACAATTCTGAGCCAGGTGGACAACGCCAAGTGTTGTCATGTGTCAAGTTTTTGGCTTTCACATGCATGTTGGCGTCCTCTTTTGTGAGCATTTGCCCTAGGACATGGAAAAGTGAGCCTTAAACAACTCTCGATGCTGTTTTACGCAGGTGCTACTATAGGTGCACGTTCCATCAGGATCATGGCTGCCCAGCAACCAAGCATGTGGAGCAAAGCAATTCCCAGGATCCGCCACTGTTCCGAGTAATCTACACAAATGAGCACACATGCAGCAGTACCCATGTCTCCGACTACATGGCTTCATCTATACACATCCAACAGATTGCCGATGCCTCTTTGAGAAAGGCAGAGATGGAAATACCTCGCCTGACCGACTGTGTTGCTGGCCACGGATTGGTAAAAGAAGAGAAAGATGCCACTGTCTCCTCCTTGCTCACTGTCATCAATGGCTGTGATGTTGTAAAATCTGATGTTGGGCATGCAGCTTTGCAAGAGATCACACCTTTTCTGATGGACAGAAACAGCTATGAAGCCATCCCTTCGGTTTCACCTGTACAGCTGGCGGCATCAGATGAACTGAAAACGGACTTTGTCGAACCACCAGAGTCCCACTGGTTTGAGCCTTTGGATTTGGGTTGGTTTATGGAATACACGCAGACTGGTTGATCTATCATCTATTACTAAACGCATTCAAAATCAACCTTTGGCTTACCTACTCTATGCAGAATATTTGTACTCACTCTGTTTAGCAGAGTTTCTTTTTGGTGCAGGGCATACAGTACAATTTTACCGATCTGGTGCACGTGCATTTTTGTGGAGTTGCGTGTAATGTAATGAACAGGTTTGCACATTATTGTGTTGTGGTATATCTAATAAAAAAACAAACCTAGCTAGTAAACTTTGCTTTCTCAGTAAAAAAACTTTGAATACCCACTACAAGGTATTCCATGGGCCTTTTGGTTTTGCTGTTCATTGTCTAACGCTGATTTTGAACAACTGGAGTTTCTATAAGCTGAGGATATTTTGGTGGGGGTGTCTATTCACAGCTCTCTGCAATTAGATTTCATCCGATCGCAGAGGCCAAGTGCACCTGCCGTCGACCGCCTCCCCGGCACCGGCGGCCTATGCCGCCTCTGCCACCGCCCTCCACTGCTGCCATCGCTAACCACTCCCGCTGCCATGTCGCTCATCCACTGTTGACGCCGTCGCTTTCTCcttggccccgccgccggccatcgcccACCGAAGGTCCTGCCCCACCTAGCCGGTGGCGCTCCCTCGTCGCCACCACCGGCCGGGCTGCAACCGCCCCAGCTCCCTCCTCTTGGTCCGGTGGCCATGGAGTTCGTACCCACCTCAGCAATCCGGAACCCTAAAGCTTTGTCGCCTCCCGCCACCAGTCGGTCGCTccgcccacctcccacccctctccGGCCACCCTCTCCCCCTTGTTCCTCCCATAGCTCGCCGACTGCAGTCCCCTCCCCTGGCTCGAGGTAGAAGATGAGCAGGGGAGGGGTTCTACAACATGTTGGCGCCTACTCGCGCGCGCAATGAATAAATGTTGCCATTTTGGTGGCTGTTTGGGAGCTTTTGGCGTGTGATGTTTGTAATGCCCGTAGCTTTCAGTGCACATATCTTCTACTTCTTCTCTATTATTTTTATTGCTCTTAAAAAAGATTCCCATGATGGATCTGTGCAAGCTGTTTAACATTGGGCTGAAGGATTGAAGCCGGAACGTTCTTTCCATTATCTAAAGAAAAATTCATGGGCAGTCAACTTAGGCTGCCATACCATAGCGCAAACGTACGGTCATCCGTAATAAAGTCATTACCAAAGATTATTGGATATACATTAGAACCATTTCAGTTGTGTAGTCAATGAGTCTGCAGTATTCATTGAAGAAATAAGAAAGGGGTCCAGTAGTTTGGATCAAGCAAAGCGAAAGTGTATGTCCCTTTGAGGTTCGGGCTAAGGATAATAATTTACTTAAGGAAACCGTACTGACCACTGGCGGAGCTTCATGCGGGCCAAAGGGTCCCTGGCCCCCTGACTGGGCAATTTTTACACGTAATGAACAGTGATTTTGACACTAtttattactgtagcaaaagagTGCCCCTTCATTCTTCTGAAATTGCAGatcaagctccgccactggtACTGACTATTGAGGATACGTATGAGGCGGACAAGCCGACGACCTAAATTATTCCCTAATTTAGCAGATGCCAACCGCGTCACAACCGGCTCTAGGTCGGCTGCTTTTGGTATGGGCGAGGCAAAGGGTATCTGATCTGACAGCCAGCCCATGTGGCACTTCATGTCCAGGACCTGCATGGCACTAGGAGCGTGATGGTACGGTGCAGGTGCAGCGCACACACTTGGCATGTCCAGAGGTTGCCGGGCGCACGGCGCTCGGCAGCAACTCGACAGATAAAGAAGAAGACGGCGGCGCAACCGCAACCGTTTCGAGCTTCCGGCCCGCCGGTGCCGCGACCAGATCTCAGGCCGACGCGGGGGCATCTCGGATATCAGACCCGAAATGGCCGCTAGATCCGCGTGGGTCCCTTAGCCCCGGTGTTATATTTGGTTATTTACTAAAATCTCCTTTTGGAGAAGGATGGATTGTTAGTGTGGATGATCTAGAAGATATAATTGGGGGATATGCATGGTTGGGTTCCATTTGTGTACTTGGCGGAATTTGGCATATCTTAACCAAGCCTTTTGTATGGGCTCGCCGTGCGTTTGTATGATCTGGCGAAGCTTACTTGTCTTATAGTTTAGGTGCTTTATCTGTTTTTGGTTTTATCGCTTGTTGTTTTGTCTGGTTCAATAATACCACTTATTCAAGTGAGTTTTACGGATCCACTAGGCCAAAAGCTTCTCAAGCTCAAGCATTTACTTTTGGGAAAAtttgattcatgccaccacaactccgtgaaattgggtttcatgttcaaaatcatgccactcaatggcatggatttcaacatgaaatccaatttcaagaagttgtagtggcatggatccaactgaccctttaCTTTTCTAGTTAGAGACCAGCGTCTTCCGAGCTAATGTAGGGTCTGTCCAAATACCGACAGGTTTAGGTAAATATCTAATGCGTTTCTCAACAGGAGAGGTTATTTTTAGAGGGGAAACTATGCGTTTTTGGGACAGGCTGGGCGGCGTGGACCTTTTTTTTGAGGGGGAAACTATGCGTTTTTGGGATAGGCTGGGCGGCGTGGACCTTTTTTTTAGAATCACACAGTACAACGAAGACGTCcacaacacgcacgcacactcacaccctatgaatacacgtacgcaaaccctacccctatgagcatctccGAAGGACTGAGCACCGGCAGATCTGAAGATTCCCGAAGTCACCATTGGCGCCTCGTCGTCGACGAGAACGTCGCTTATCACTTAACGTGTAACACCggtaaatcctagaaaaatctcagaaaaagaTGCGAGCACCAGGATTTAAATCCTGGTGGATAGCGTCCCACTGGACCGTCCTACCATTAGAATACAAGCCAATTCGCGGCTGGACGGCGTGGACCTCGACCAGTGCGACCGCTGAGATCTGGAGAAATCCTCTTTCTTTGGCAAGCAAATGCAGCGGGAGTTGTTTAATGTTTATGGCTGCTCGCAGTGGGCAGTGGTCATTTTCGTTTTCTGCATGGTACCTGCTCCCAGCTCCAGCTCTAGCTTCCTTCCCAAAACCACGTGCGAATTCAATTCCTTTCGATTTACAATTCTGCAGATGCTTAGGGAAGCAAATGCCCTGTCGCCATCAGCGGGAGGGTGTTGTTTAATCGTCGTCGACATCGACGTCCAGCTTTGTTTAGCTCGCCACTTGCATTATTGTGCAACTTCTTTCTTATCGCAGACCCTAGCCGATAAGCTATGTCAGTGGCGCGATTAGAGTAGAATAGTGATTTCGATCCAGacgagatgagatgagatgctcTGGGCCTCGTCACCATGTCCCCAACCCCTGGCCGCATCTCAGGTGAGACTGTCGACAGGTCAAGGTCAAGCCACGAACGGATCGGAGGATCATTGATAGTTGCAAGCACACATATTATGGGCCGCCGATGGGCATGGCAATAATGCATACAATCCCGCAGTAAAATTGGTTACAATTACTTGATATTCCCCGTGTGTGACGAGTCACCAAAGATTCACTCCCACGAGGGTATTTTCTTTTATATCTCATCTCCATCAAAGCCACAAGGGTCGTTGATATATAATGTGCTGGTTTGTTGGAGTCTATCACATGATCCTCGGTTCCCCGTATATGTTCCTTCACCTAAATAGTTCCCcatcatttcaaaaaaaaactcattttTCTTATAAGAAATCGAGGGTAAAAGCTTTTTGACAAAttattttttcttcatttttcacAGCTCCAAAATGAGAGTAACACTTTGCTTGTGGGCATCCAAGGAAATCGCTAGCATTGGCATATTTTGGTACATCTTGGATTCTCATTGGGTTGAATTTGACGTGGTCAACTCGAGGAGAGAGGCGGAGTGAACAGTACTCATGATCGATCAGTCCTCAAGGTATATTCCTACAGCTTAGCTGGTAAGGGATGCCTTTGACTCTTATAAGCAAACTACTTCATAATGTGCGCCTGGCCGGGTGTTCGGGTAACCCGACaatttcgggtcgggtttttcgggtttcaaAAAATTCGGGTTTTAGAAAATGTAACCCGACGAGCCCCCGAAATAAATagaacccgaaaattcgggtacCGACTattcgggttcgggctcgggtttaCCCGTACAACCCGATTTCAATTGCACAGGAGATAAAACCATGCCACAAATGCAGAGAAAATTGGCTAGATTAGGCACAAATCGGAACAAATCTTGCACAAATTGACAGATCAAATACACATGAGCTGAAATAGCAACAAATCGCATCTGACTTGGAGCCTTCGAGGAGATCCAGGCCTCTAGCAGCTGCcgcagctgccgccgctgccgccgctcgtcgGAGAGAGGAGCAGTGGAGTGGACAGCCGGTGACGAGCTCGAGAGgggtcgccgcctcgccgggctGGGGCGCTACCGCTTGACGCGCACGCTTGCCTGCTTCACGTGCGGCAGCCGCTGGAGCCTGAGGTCGGAGGTCGTCGACGCGAGGTGGCCAAACCGCGAAgacggagggagaggagggcggaggcggcgacgggATGAGCCGAGCGAAGCGGATGCGGACGGCGTTCGGGCTGCGCTTGGGAGTCGGAAGGCTGGGGACTGCTGCCGCCTGACTGGGTGGGCGTGCGTGCGTGGGGGTGGCCCCTGTATGAGTGTATGGGGTGCTAGGGTTTGGGACTTTGGGTGAGACTCGGGCAGGCCGGCAGGGGCAATTTTAATGGATCCCGGTGGGCCTTGCTGgtttggtgggctgggctgagACAAAAAATAATTGGGCTTGGAAgttgttcgggtttttcgggtaccGTAACTTGAaacccgaattacccgtaataatttcgggtaccgtgggttgAAACCCGAATTAACGTTCGGGTTTTTCGgactcgggtttttcgggttcgggctcgggtttttcgggttcggacttcgggtttcgggtaattTGGCCACCCACAGCGCCTCTATGTTCACTCAGTTACGCTAGTTGTTTTTCCCTCCTTATAGTAGTAATGTAGTGTGCAATCATCTCTAATAATTGGGTCGCCGCAAGCTCTAAGGTTGAGAGAGTCATGCTTAAAGGTTGACTTCATCATCTTTGTTCTAAAGACCAAACACTAT
This genomic interval carries:
- the LOC120672626 gene encoding WRKY transcription factor 55-like → MAKRGDYMVSSSGSSNGAHKRLLPDSSSYAQEHAKKRVHISSRTEYTYAPYHDGYQWRKYGQKMIRGNTYPRCYYRCTFHQDHGCPATKHVEQSNSQDPPLFRVIYTNEHTCSSTHVSDYMASSIHIQQIADASLRKAEMEIPRLTDCVAGHGLVKEEKDATVSSLLTVINGCDVVKSDVGHAALQEITPFLMDRNSYEAIPSVSPVQLAASDELKTDFVEPPESHWFEPLDLGWFMEYTQTG